CCTTCAATTCCAGGAAGGCTTCCCTTTTTTTCCCGCTTCCTTTTTTACGTTTGGAAAACGGTTCCAAAATCAATCGGTCCCCTTGCCTATCCAGGATTTTAAAGATCCCCTCTTTCTCGCCCCGTTCCCCTTCGGCCCGATATACCAGTCGAACAGGAATTCCGCGAAACCGGTCCAAGTCCCCGGGCAATTCCAGCATTCTTTCCGCACCAGCGGAAGAAACTTTCAAAGTATAGTTCAGATCCGGGGAGATCCGTTCCAACTCTTCATTCAGTTTTCTGGAAACTTGCTCACATTCCAGAAGGCTGACAGAACCGTACGGGTGTTCGAGGTGATCCAACTCTACCTCGATCAGCGTATGGTTGGGCCTTTGGCTAACCATGAGTGCGTACAACTTAACTGGTGCATGCAGGATACTTTCTAGGATCGAACCGATCGTTTCCTTACTGACTGTCAAGTGCCGGCCTTACAGAGAGTCTCTGAACCGCCTCTCCCGCCCTAAGCGGAATGTCTACCACCGAAGCCCGGTTTTCTGAAGCCGAATTTCGATCTGTATAACCCAAACTTTGGGTTGGTTCCCGATATCCTTTCAAATTATTTGGGCCAAGCCCTAGTGTAAAGTAAATTTTAGGGGGTACACCGCCGGAAGCGGAGCGGTTTTTCTCGAAACGAAAAAGGTCGTGATTTTGAGAGAAATCCGGCTTTCCGGAATTGAAGTTCGGTTTTTGAATTTGGTTTCGAAAGGATCGTAAAAAAAATCGAAAAAGACAGAATTTCCTTTTTTAATTGGAATCTAGAATAACCTATGCTCCGACCATCGATATTGCACCGCCAACCTCAAATTATGCTCCAATTTCCCAAAAACAAAAATCAGAACCGATATTTTCTTTCCTTCCTTTCGATTTCCGTCCTTTTTTGCGCATTCGCCTGCTCTAAGTTCCGGGTGGACGATTACAATCCTTATCTTTACGGAAGGATCAAGCTCGGAAAGGATTTAAAGGAATTGCAAGTGAATATAGTCAATCGGGTTCCGACCAATATTCCGAATCAGATTGCGATCTCCTCCGGCTTGATGTACGTCCCCGACTTCGAACAATCCTTGGTGAAAGTATTTAATACGGAGGGGGAACTCAAGTTCCTGATCGGTAACCCCAAAGAGAAGGGCATCGAAAAGCTGAAAATTCACAACGTGAAATTAGGAAGGATCGGTCTGGTCGCAGTCTCTTCTAGCGAAGACGTTTTTATTCAATCCAGAATTTCCAAAGAAGACGTAAAGCAAGACAAAGCGCCCGAGAATATATTCACGAAGAAGTCCGGAGAATTCCGGACGGACGCGGAAGAAGTTCTCCCTTCCGTCATATTAAAAATCAACGATTCCGGAAAACTCGTACAGACGATTTATTCGGACGGAGTCGGAGGTTCCGTTCCTTTCGGATATGTGGAGCGAATGGAAACCGGAAAGAACGATCTTCTCTTCGTTTTTCACCGTTCGAACGGAGAAATGAGACTTTCCGTCTTTGACGAGAACGGAAAGGTGAAACGAAGACTGGATTCGAGCGATTTTAAAGACATGGTCCATTCCGCTTCGGACGGAAGCACCTGGTACATAGACACGATCCTGTCTCATTCCGAAGGGGATTATGCGCTCGCTTCCTTCAGCTTTTACGAAGCGAAATCCGGTCGATTTAAGGGAAGAAAGATTTATCGTTACGACTGGGAAACGAAGAGAATCCTCCCGATCAAGGACATCCAAGATCCGTCGGAAACCCTTTATTGGGTTCTGAACGACGATAACTTTTTCGTTTGGGAAACCGAAGCGGAGGAAGGAAATTCCGTGAGGCTCCAGGTTCACGACGACGACGGAAATCATGTCAACAATATACGTTTGAATTACCCGCCTCCGAGAGGACTCTGGAGAGAGACTTGGATGGACGCGAACGACGAGATCTATTCCGTCAGAATCCGATCCGGCTTTTTAGAAATCCATAAATGGAAGTAAGAACGGATGAAATTCGAATCCCTATTTACGGAAGAGGAAAGTCAGGAATTGGACAGGCTTTCCGTTTCGGAAAGAGGGACCGCTTCCCGACTCCTGATGGGTCTTGCGGCAATTTCGATCTTTCAAACCTGGAAAAATAAATTCGAAAAAGCCGGCGGAGCCCTTCTACTCTGCGGCTCCGGCAACAACGGCGGAGACGGCTTCGCCCTTGCTCACTTCTTATCCGCGGAAGGAATCCCTTGTAGAGTATATTATAAAAACGGCAACCTTTCCGAGGAGACCGCTTTTTATAAGGAACTCTGTTCCGGCTCCGGAGCGAAATTATTTCCCTTAGAGGAATTTCGGGCCGAAGTTTGGAATCGGAACGAAGTGGTGGTGGACGCTCTTTTAGGCACTGGTTTTCACCCTCCTCTTTCCGAAGAAATCGCGGGAGTCGTCGAAGAACTCCGAAAGTTGAAAGCGGACGCCTCCTCGGAATGTTTCATCCTCAGCATGGATACGGTCTCCGGCTTTTACCCGGGAAGTCCCGAACCTTTTCCTTCCGACGCAATCGCGGAGATAGGAGTGCCGAAATTAACCAATCTGTTCCTGAACGATCCGGGGAGAGAAAGAACCTTTCATCCGATCGGCTTTCTCCGAAAGGAATTTTCGACGAAGCAGAAAGTATTGGTCCGAGCGAGCAAGAAGGAGCTCAGAAAACGAACCGAACGAAAAAAGGATTCCCACAAATATTCCAACGGTTCGGCGGTTTTTTTGGGAGGCTCGGAAGGGATGGCGGGAGCGATCCTCTCCTCCGTCTTAACGTTTCATGAAGCGGGAGGGGGAATTTCCCTGATCCGAACTCCTTCCCCAGTCACTCTTCAAAAAGTTTTAAAAAAGGATTCTTCCCTGATGGTAAAATCCTTTTCCGCAGAAGAGAATCCGTTTCTCGGAAGCTTTGCCGGAAAAGCGAAAGTGTTCGCTCTGGGTCCGGGACTTTCTCTAGAAGATTGTCCGACCCATCCGCTTCCGGAAAAAACCCCCGTAATTTTGGATGCAGGAGCGATCCTATCCTATTCCGGCGCTAAATTGGGCCCGAACGTATTATTCACTCCTCACTTGGGCGAATGGTCTAAAGTTATCGGAAGAGCCTGTTCTCACGTTCTGGAGGGATGGAAGGAAGCGACGCAATGGACGAGAGAAAGAAATTGCTATGTACTTTTAAAAAGCGACGTTTCCGTACTCTGCACTCCGGAAGGGGATTCGTATTTTTGGCCGCACCGAGACGGAAGATTGGCGGTGATGGGAACCGGGGATTTGCTTGTTGGAATGCTTGCATTCTTCCTGTCTAGAGGACATGATATACCGGAAGCGGTCAGACTTTCCTTAAGCCTATTCGCTTCCGCCGCGGAATTCTCGGAAGGGCATCCGACTGCCGGCAGAATTCGTAAAAACATCCGTAAGGTACTTTTCCATGGCTAAAGGCTATCATTCCCGTTCTCCGGAAGAATTCCGGGAATTTTTGAAGCAGGTCCAAAAAAAAGGAAAAGATAAATCCAGAACGAAATTCATTTTATTCCTGGATTTGATCCTGCTTTTATTCATTTTTGCGGTAGTCGCCAGAGTTATCAACCCTCTCGCTTTTACGGGAAGGAAGGAATCCAAATCGATACAGGATTCGGAGATTCGCATTCTCGTCTCCGCGGACCGAGACAGCAGAAAGGAAGTCCCCGTTTTTTTTCTCTTTATGACCAATTCCTCCGGAAAAGAAATCAGATATCCGGATCCGCAAACCGCATTCATCGGTAAAATTTCTACGAATTCGGGACTTTCCTGCCTGGAAGAGGAATGGAAAATTCCAGAGAAAACGATCCTGCCGGGAAAGACGGAATTCTTTCGATACGAGATAGACGAAACATTCGTTCGGAATCTCCCGCCGGATTGCAAAATCCCCCAATCGAACTTTTGGACAAATATTACGAAAAACTTCTTAAAGGCGAAGGAGCGGGACTTTGAACTCCTGATCCGAAAGAAAGAAGGGACTCTGCGTCTGAGGATTGAGAAGGTTTAAGGCCCCACCCTGCTCTGGGTGGGGGCCGGTGCGGTGGTACCCGCCCCTGCTCGCCACGCCCAATGCCTATCACTGATTTTCCATTTAGGAAAGCGATTTTCGGAGTTCTTTCTTGTTGGAGCTCCTGCAGATAGGAGCTCCATTCCGATCGATTCCCCTTTCTTTTTTTTCCAAAAAATTTCTTCTGTATGTCCAGTTTCTCCAGTTTCGGTGGATATACGGGAAAACCCTCAAAGAAGGATCCCGGGCACGAGCGGCCCTCTTTGAAACAGGAGTAACAATATGAAAGTTTTACGGTTCTCTTCCCAGGACAGACCATCATGAAACTTCGTTTATTTTGGATCTCGGCCCTCGTTCTATCCCTTATCTGCCTAGGCATGCTCGCCTCGGTATGGTCGGCCAGTAGCGAATTGCTTTTTCCGGCTTGGAGGAACGCTTCTAAAAATTGGTCCGTCTGTGATCCGGAAACGGAAATCCATTGGGGAAAAAGGTGCGGGAATCTTCTTCAGACTCGGGAGTTCCGATTCGAGGAAGTAACTGTTCCTTCCTTAAACGGAATCGAACTCCCCGGATGGTTGGTTCGAACCGAGGAAAACGGAGGCGGAAAATCGCAAGGAGCCATCCTATTCGTTCACGGAGGCGGTTCGGATCGGAGGGAAATGACTCGATACATTCGCTTTTTCCTCGACATCCACCTAGATGTTCTATCGGTAGATCTAGGTTGTCACGGACAAGCCCCTTGCGTGATCCCCGGATTGACTTATGGTGAAAGGGAATCGAGGGACGTGGTTTCGATCTATCTCTATCTTTCCCGCAAATACTCCAAAGTATATGCACTCGGTTCGTCCGTGGGAGCCTCCTCCATACTAATCGCATTACCGGAGATGCCCGAACTCTCGGGAGTGATCGCGGAAAATCCGATGTTCGATTTTAGACGTCTGATCTTGGAAACTTCCTCCGCTCCCAAATTCATTCCGGAATGGTTTAAAAAATTTCTGTTGGAAGTCTCTATGGTTCGAGGCAAATTCGACGGAATCTCCAGCCCCGCGAATTCCTTACGCATGCCGGGAAAAATTCCCGTTTTCTTTATTCACAGCAAGGAGGATAAAATAGTGCCTTACCGTCACACGGAAGAATTGGCGACCCTATACAAAGGGCCGAAGACGGTTTGGCTCTTGGAAAAGGGAGAACATGGATCCGTCTGGGAAAAGAATCCTAACGAGTACCGAAACCGAGTCCGCAATTTTCTGCAAAGAAAAAGTCCGTCCGGAAATTGATCGAGGAGAACGAAAATGGAAGAATATTTGATATTGATGCGATTGGATTTACTCACCAAGGAAGCTCAGCCTTCCCCGGAACAGATGCAGGTTTATATGAAGCAATACCAAGATTGGGTCGGAGGCATCGCGGTTCAGAACAAATTCAGAGGCGGGACCGGTCTTTCCAAAGAAGGAAAGGTGGTAAAGTCGGGAGGGATCGTAATCGACGGCCCGTTCGTGGAAATCAAGGAATCTTTGGCCGGCTTTATCGTAATTTCCGCGGAAAATCTGGAAACCGCATTAGAAATCGCTAAAAAATGCCCCATTTTAAAAGGGGAAGGGAATAGCGTGGAGGTCAGAGAGATTTCGGCGGTGCACGACCGAAATTGAATCGTTTCTCCAAATCTTCTTTGCGAATGAGATGAACGAATACGAGCTCATACCTCATCTATTCAGGACGGAATATCGTAAGATCATCTCCGTCCTGTGCAAACGCTTCGGTTTCAACGAAATCGAAATTGCGGAGGACATAGCCGGCGATACGTTTGCGGCGGCCTCGGAGATTTGGAAGATCAGAGGAATTCCACCGAACCCCGTAGCCTGGCTCTATTCGGTAGCAAAAAACAAAGCGAGAAACCACCTTCGCAGGAACTCCATCTACGGAAAGAAAGTCCTTCCGAATATGGTAGATCGGACTCCGGATTCGGAAGAAGAAATCGACTTATCCCCTCAGAACATCAACGATAGCCAACTTCAGATGATGTTCGCGATCTGCCATCCGACCATCCCTCCGGCAGCGCAGGTGGGACTTTCCCTTCGAATCCTCTGCGGATTCGGAATCGAAGAGATCGCGAACGCATTTTTAACGAACAAAGAAACGATACAAAAAAGATTATTTCGGGCCAAGGAAAAGCTTAGAGCGGAAAAAGTCCGGATAGAACTTCCGACGGAATCCGAAATCGAGGAAAGATTGGACTTTGTCCTCGCGACGATCTACCTCCTGTTCAACGAGGGCTACTATTCCTCGAGTGCGGAAAGAACCGTACAAAAGGAACTTTGCTTCGAAGCGCTTCGCCTCTGCAGCATTCTGGCGGAGAACGAAATCACGGACAAACCGAAAGTATACGCGCTGCTTTCCCTCATGTGCTTTCATTCCTCGAGACTCGAAGCCAGAACGAACCGGAACGGAGAAATAGTCCTGTACGAGGACCAGGATCCTTCTCTTTGGAACTCGGATTGGATTCGAAAAGGAAGTCATTTTCTGCATCGCGCTTCGTCCGGCACCCGGATTTCGAAATATCATCTCGAAGCGGGAATCGCGTACTGGCACACTCAGAAATCGGATATTCCCGAAAAATGGGAAAATATATTGCAGCTGTACAACCAACTTCTCCAGATCGAGTATTCTCCCGCAGCGGCCCTAAATCGCACATACGCACTTTCTAAAGCGAGAGGAAAAAGGGAAGCACTCGAAGAAGCCGAAAAATTGGACTTAAAAGAGAATCGCTATTATCATATTCTGTTAGGCGAACTTTATTCAGGTATAGATTCGGAAAAAGCCAAACTGAATCTTCGAAAAGCGATTTCGCTCGGGGGAACGGAAATCGAAAAATCGAATCTGTTAAAAAAATTGGAACGCCTTTAGTTCCTTATTTACGATACGCTTTGGTTTCCTTTCTCCAAAGTCTTTCCTTTTCGGAAAGATATTCTTCCACTTCCAAATAGGAGGATTTCCCGTCCAGATAACCGAGCAAAAAGTCGTCCCCGACCAGAAGTTCTATCGCGGAAAGATCGGAACGGTACTCGTAAGGACCTTTCAAATACGAAAAATCGACGGGATAAAATTCTTTTAGAGTGCGTAGCAAATGTAGTCCGAACAAGAGACTGTGAAATTCGGAAGGCTTCTCCAGCAATATCTGAAATCCTCCGCATACTTTTCCGGCGTGTTTGTGGAAGGTAGGAATCAACCGGAGCGGCCTTAAATGAAAGACGCCTTTTTGGGGTTCTTCCAAAGTTTTGCGCAGTCTTTCGTCCGAATCGTTCAGGTACGGAGCTCCGAAAGTTTCGAAAGGACGAGTCGTTCCTCTCCCTTCCGAAAGATTCGTTCCTTCCAATAGGCACAACCCCGCGTATACGAAGCAGGTCGTAAACGAAGGAATATTCGGAGAGGGCGGAACCCAAAGAAATGGATCGGTATTTTTGGAGTACATCTTTCCGAAAGAATAAAACTCGAAGTCCAGCCCGAACTTGTCCTTATAAAATTCCAAAAGCCCGGCGGCGGTCAACCCGTGTCTGTGGAGCACACCTGGAATCCCCACGAAGGAGGAGTATTTTTCCTCCAGCGGGCTCCCTTCCACCTTGTTCCCTGCAGGATTGGGCGAGTCGAATACCACGACCTTGATTCGATGCACCCCTTCCCGATTTTTTCGGTCCACGGTTTGCAGTAAATAGAGTGCAGAGGTTAAAAAGGTATAATATCTTGCGCCTACGTCCCGGATATCGATCAGGATCGTATCCAATCCGTCCAAAGATTCCGGAGAAGGGACCAGACTTTCTTCCGCGTCGCCGTACAGGTTCAAGATCCGAGTGTCCCCTAAATTATAGGAAAGAGAAGACCCCGAGACTTGGTCTTGCAATTCCGCAAACAGTCCGTGCTCGGGTAAAAATAATTTTTTTAGTCCGTATTTGGCCTTGATCGTTCGGAAATGATAGTCGTGTTCCCATCCGTATGCGCTTTGATTCGTCAGCATTCCGATCTTAGATCCGGATAAGAGTGCGTCCAATTTCTTCATGTCGCTAAGGAGCATTCGAGGAGGTACAAAATCAGTCAAGCAGTAGAGGGTGTTCCCCTAGGAACCCGAAGAATCCGTTTTGGAGGAGACAAAATTCAGGATCCGGAAGGATCAGGGGATTTTAGATCCGATCCTAGAAAAAGAGTTTCCCGTATCGACGAAGGATTGTTTTCTTCTTAATTTGCTCTCTTTTACGAAGTTATGGCCATAGATACAAGTGTTCCGAATCAAAAAGTAACCGTCCCCGCTGGCAGCATCCTTTTTCCGGAGGGCAGTCCGGTAAACTCTCTGAACGTTCTGCATAGCGGAGGATTGAGGTACGTCGCCGAGGGTCCGAAAGGGAGAAAATTGGAGCTCTTTAAACTCGCCGGCGCGAATTTGACTCCCGGGGCCTCGGCCCTATTTTCCGGAGGAAGATATCCTTACTCCATCTTCGCGGAACAGGAATGCGTCTTGTCCACGTATGTTATGTCACCGTCGACGGTGTCCAAATCTCTGGCCGCACGTCCTTCCCTAGGAATCATGGTCGGTCGTTCTCTGCTGCGCGAAATCACCGAGCTTTTCAAGAGAACGAACCAACTCCGCAAGATCACTTCCGATCTGGCAAAAACGAACGATAACCTTTCCTTACTTTACTACCAATTCAATCCTGCGGTTTTTCCGGATATCAAACCGGGGCAGCCGATCGCCGAGCCGGGCTCGGATATCGTGGATCCCATCCTGCGATTGTCCCGGGAGAATC
This genomic stretch from Leptospira fletcheri harbors:
- a CDS encoding YciI family protein, whose product is MEEYLILMRLDLLTKEAQPSPEQMQVYMKQYQDWVGGIAVQNKFRGGTGLSKEGKVVKSGGIVIDGPFVEIKESLAGFIVISAENLETALEIAKKCPILKGEGNSVEVREISAVHDRN
- a CDS encoding LIC_12708 family protein, which gives rise to MLQFPKNKNQNRYFLSFLSISVLFCAFACSKFRVDDYNPYLYGRIKLGKDLKELQVNIVNRVPTNIPNQIAISSGLMYVPDFEQSLVKVFNTEGELKFLIGNPKEKGIEKLKIHNVKLGRIGLVAVSSSEDVFIQSRISKEDVKQDKAPENIFTKKSGEFRTDAEEVLPSVILKINDSGKLVQTIYSDGVGGSVPFGYVERMETGKNDLLFVFHRSNGEMRLSVFDENGKVKRRLDSSDFKDMVHSASDGSTWYIDTILSHSEGDYALASFSFYEAKSGRFKGRKIYRYDWETKRILPIKDIQDPSETLYWVLNDDNFFVWETEAEEGNSVRLQVHDDDGNHVNNIRLNYPPPRGLWRETWMDANDEIYSVRIRSGFLEIHKWK
- a CDS encoding RNA polymerase sigma factor, which translates into the protein MNEYELIPHLFRTEYRKIISVLCKRFGFNEIEIAEDIAGDTFAAASEIWKIRGIPPNPVAWLYSVAKNKARNHLRRNSIYGKKVLPNMVDRTPDSEEEIDLSPQNINDSQLQMMFAICHPTIPPAAQVGLSLRILCGFGIEEIANAFLTNKETIQKRLFRAKEKLRAEKVRIELPTESEIEERLDFVLATIYLLFNEGYYSSSAERTVQKELCFEALRLCSILAENEITDKPKVYALLSLMCFHSSRLEARTNRNGEIVLYEDQDPSLWNSDWIRKGSHFLHRASSGTRISKYHLEAGIAYWHTQKSDIPEKWENILQLYNQLLQIEYSPAAALNRTYALSKARGKREALEEAEKLDLKENRYYHILLGELYSGIDSEKAKLNLRKAISLGGTEIEKSNLLKKLERL
- a CDS encoding alpha/beta hydrolase, whose product is MKLRLFWISALVLSLICLGMLASVWSASSELLFPAWRNASKNWSVCDPETEIHWGKRCGNLLQTREFRFEEVTVPSLNGIELPGWLVRTEENGGGKSQGAILFVHGGGSDRREMTRYIRFFLDIHLDVLSVDLGCHGQAPCVIPGLTYGERESRDVVSIYLYLSRKYSKVYALGSSVGASSILIALPEMPELSGVIAENPMFDFRRLILETSSAPKFIPEWFKKFLLEVSMVRGKFDGISSPANSLRMPGKIPVFFIHSKEDKIVPYRHTEELATLYKGPKTVWLLEKGEHGSVWEKNPNEYRNRVRNFLQRKSPSGN
- the rimP gene encoding ribosome maturation factor RimP; protein product: MYALMVSQRPNHTLIEVELDHLEHPYGSVSLLECEQVSRKLNEELERISPDLNYTLKVSSAGAERMLELPGDLDRFRGIPVRLVYRAEGERGEKEGIFKILDRQGDRLILEPFSKRKKGSGKKREAFLELKDILKGNLYVSI
- a CDS encoding DUF1343 domain-containing protein, with the translated sequence MKKLDALLSGSKIGMLTNQSAYGWEHDYHFRTIKAKYGLKKLFLPEHGLFAELQDQVSGSSLSYNLGDTRILNLYGDAEESLVPSPESLDGLDTILIDIRDVGARYYTFLTSALYLLQTVDRKNREGVHRIKVVVFDSPNPAGNKVEGSPLEEKYSSFVGIPGVLHRHGLTAAGLLEFYKDKFGLDFEFYSFGKMYSKNTDPFLWVPPSPNIPSFTTCFVYAGLCLLEGTNLSEGRGTTRPFETFGAPYLNDSDERLRKTLEEPQKGVFHLRPLRLIPTFHKHAGKVCGGFQILLEKPSEFHSLLFGLHLLRTLKEFYPVDFSYLKGPYEYRSDLSAIELLVGDDFLLGYLDGKSSYLEVEEYLSEKERLWRKETKAYRK
- a CDS encoding bifunctional ADP-dependent NAD(P)H-hydrate dehydratase/NAD(P)H-hydrate epimerase produces the protein MKFESLFTEEESQELDRLSVSERGTASRLLMGLAAISIFQTWKNKFEKAGGALLLCGSGNNGGDGFALAHFLSAEGIPCRVYYKNGNLSEETAFYKELCSGSGAKLFPLEEFRAEVWNRNEVVVDALLGTGFHPPLSEEIAGVVEELRKLKADASSECFILSMDTVSGFYPGSPEPFPSDAIAEIGVPKLTNLFLNDPGRERTFHPIGFLRKEFSTKQKVLVRASKKELRKRTERKKDSHKYSNGSAVFLGGSEGMAGAILSSVLTFHEAGGGISLIRTPSPVTLQKVLKKDSSLMVKSFSAEENPFLGSFAGKAKVFALGPGLSLEDCPTHPLPEKTPVILDAGAILSYSGAKLGPNVLFTPHLGEWSKVIGRACSHVLEGWKEATQWTRERNCYVLLKSDVSVLCTPEGDSYFWPHRDGRLAVMGTGDLLVGMLAFFLSRGHDIPEAVRLSLSLFASAAEFSEGHPTAGRIRKNIRKVLFHG